The window CGGAGCGGTCGAAGACGCAGGCGCTGATCTCGCGGCTCTTGGCCAACTCGGCCAGGGCCTTCCCGACGATGAACCCCTTCTCCACCGGGTTCTTGGCCTCGGCCAGGGAAGCGGCCAGGTCCTTGGACTTGGTGGAGTGGGCGGCCAGGGTCTTGCCCTGCTCGTCGTCGATGAGCTGGACGTACAGGTGCCGGGCGCTGCGGAAGACGGAGAGGCGCGGGCGCTGGGCGCTGCCGCTCACCTTCTTCCGGGTGTGCATGTGGCGCCGCTGGCGCCCCTGCTGGCGAATGTTCATGCTCATGGCGCTTGCCCTACTTCTTGCCGGTCTTGCCGGCCTTCTTCTCGATGTATTCGCCCGAGTAACGAATGCCCTTGCCCTTGTAGGGTTCCGGCGGCTTGAAGCCGCGCACGAGGGCCGCCACTTCGCCCACCAGGGCGCGGTCGAGACCACTGATCTCGATCTGGGTCGGCTTGGGCACCACGATGCTGATTCCGGCCGGGGGCTGGAAGACGATCTGGTGCGTGAAGCCCAGCTTGAGGTTCAAATGACCGGACTTCAGCTCCGCCGTGTAGCCCACGCCCACGATCTCCAGCTTCTTGAGGAAGCCGGTGGTGACGCCGGTCACCATGTTGGCGACCAGGGCCCGCGTCATGCCATGCAGGGCGCGGTGGCGCGGCTCGTCGGAGGGACGCTCCACCAGCAGCGTGCCCTCCTCGCGGCGCACGACCATATCCGGATGCAGGTCCATGGCCAGCTCGCCCTTGGGACCCTTGACGGCCAGCCGGGTGCCGGCCTGGCTGACCTCGACCCCCGCGGGAAGGGGGACGGGCAGTCTTCCGATTCGTGACACCTCAGCCTCCTTACCAGATGTAGCAGAGAACCTCGCCACCCACGTTGCGGGTACGGGCCTCTTTGTTGGTGATGACGCCCTCGGGCGTGCTCATGATGGCGATGCCCAGGTTGTTGCGCACGCGGGGCAGGTTGGCCGTGCCGCGGTACTGGCGCAGGCCGGGCTTGGAGACGCGGCGCAGTCCGCTGATCACGCTCTTGCCGTTGCCGTCGAAGCGCAGGGCGATGCGGATCGTGCCCTGGATCGTGTCCTGCTCCACCTTGTAGCCGCGGATGGAGCCTTCCTTGGCCAGGATGTCCACCACCCGCAACTTGATGTTGGAGCTGGGGCAGTCCACCAGGCGCTTGTTGGCGCGGATGGCGTTGCGGATGCGGGTCAGCAGATCGGCGATCGGATCCGTCACAGGC is drawn from bacterium and contains these coding sequences:
- the rplR gene encoding 50S ribosomal protein L18, whose translation is MSMNIRQQGRQRRHMHTRKKVSGSAQRPRLSVFRSARHLYVQLIDDEQGKTLAAHSTKSKDLAASLAEAKNPVEKGFIVGKALAELAKSREISACVFDRSGYKYWGRVKAVADGAREGGLNF
- the rplF gene encoding 50S ribosomal protein L6; the encoded protein is MSRIGRLPVPLPAGVEVSQAGTRLAVKGPKGELAMDLHPDMVVRREEGTLLVERPSDEPRHRALHGMTRALVANMVTGVTTGFLKKLEIVGVGYTAELKSGHLNLKLGFTHQIVFQPPAGISIVVPKPTQIEISGLDRALVGEVAALVRGFKPPEPYKGKGIRYSGEYIEKKAGKTGKK
- the rpsH gene encoding 30S ribosomal protein S8: MPVTDPIADLLTRIRNAIRANKRLVDCPSSNIKLRVVDILAKEGSIRGYKVEQDTIQGTIRIALRFDGNGKSVISGLRRVSKPGLRQYRGTANLPRVRNNLGIAIMSTPEGVITNKEARTRNVGGEVLCYIW